AAGAATCCGACACTTACCTGATGATCCTTGAACAAGGCGAGCAACGTGCGCGACGGGGCGACATTCTAGTGGTCGGCGAGGAAAGGCCGGGGACTGCTAACGAATCGGTGCGATCCAAACTCGATAACATTAAGGACCATGAGCGGCTGCTGCGCATGGTCCGCAAGGCGGCCACGGCGGCTACTTGGCAACAAATCCTCGACACGCCGTGAGCGTCTGCTAGACGGCTTTGGCACGCGGCCCCGACCGGGCCCTGTGCCCGGCGGGCCGTGATTGGCCGGCTAACGCGCGCCGCGCAAACAGCCGCCGCCGCTGGGTGCATCCCAGCGGAGCGCATGATTCATGGGCCCGCTCAGCCTAACAATTGGACCCGTCCCGGACCTCGTTTTTCTGCCGGCTTCGCACGTCGCCGCTTTGCTTAGGGTGCTCCGACGCATAGCGCGATGGCGGTGCCAATGTCATCCAATTCCGTCGACGTAGTCGTGCCTAGGCGTCGCACAAAACGCTGTTCAGATACGGATTTGGTCTGAAACGCGTCCGCGCCGGAGTCCTTGGCAAGCCCATTCGACTGCGTGGGCGGCAAATGCACAAACCACGGATAGCTAACGTACTGCGGCTTCCAATCCGTAATCGGGACGACCATCCTCAACGGCAAACGCCCGATCGTGTCGAGGCTGACGACCACGGCCGGCCGAATTTTGCGCAGTTCAGCCCCGATGGCCGGATCGAAGTCAATCAACCAGATTTCGCCGCGCTTCGGTGTTGGAACTTTCGCCATAGATGTCGTTTGGGCCGAAGGCTTCGAAAGCGGTCAACGCCGGATCGTTCCGGTAATCCTCTTCGGCCATCGCGGCCGCGGCTTCCAGAATGGCGTCTCGTTCTGCCGGCGGCAGCTTGCGAAGTTCGGCCGCCGTCCATCTCTTGACGGGTGTGGTTTCAT
This window of the Pirellulales bacterium genome carries:
- a CDS encoding type II toxin-antitoxin system PemK/MazF family toxin produces the protein MAKVPTPKRGEIWLIDFDPAIGAELRKIRPAVVVSLDTIGRLPLRMVVPITDWKPQYVSYPWFVHLPPTQSNGLAKDSGADAFQTKSVSEQRFVRRLGTTTSTELDDIGTAIALCVGAP